In a single window of the Papaver somniferum cultivar HN1 chromosome 8, ASM357369v1, whole genome shotgun sequence genome:
- the LOC113306914 gene encoding DDT domain-containing protein DDB_G0282237-like: MPLYKRKPFPLVDSPDDLEPRDLVFQVRFTKEIFKDYQEYLKRINLYRRRIWTCKVTGKANLTYEEALVSEQCAAEKVQQFPKELMAPVLHIIQFSTLTLRDLLVTLSRKLQERQLVEGLELHVRKKDKSFPCKILKILEDSDPISYEVGWIGKDKKVTGSSVVNFNDLIRRKLPVSREVLKSFIRESTSQSSPWVIHDNLAREHGISTEPPEDSNDDDDNARKKKNKRKEPEDDNSLIRRKKAKKGVQTAEEEPIKYPIDDSLVKPGADDPKFTDRPPPSRDFGVPEEYVGDLLMVWDFCSSFGRLLHLSPFSLEDFESAICHKDTNLNLIMESHSAFFQLLIKDEGDYFTAVQKKKRKSKITLLNWSEYLCDFLEMKEISEFSTHIATIKRGHYGLLDPHYKLAIFRELVVCALDTDAFRDRLDDSIEQQQALAAKKRGVALEEGRKRREEKLLKAESNGKQVLNGHSLENGGKVHHYENGSDDKQNGSNYKPNGSNGKQNGCEDKENGCEDKENGSNSKSNGSNDKQNGDVAEEENKHILVYRRKKASGNRERNSVEEPSSNEEHKESDKQSRDKRNEAKENRNEGQTKEVLQKEIEKLYVCTYSLGKDKDYNRYWFFRHEGRLFIESSDSKYWGYYSAKEELDALVGSLNPKGERERALQKQLQKSYDKISLALQKRSKDIAFNIALEEAVVRRSTRVHAPVRDNPAKAFLRYVNKWKE, encoded by the exons ATGCCTTTATACAAAAGAAAGCCTTTTCCCTTGGTGGATTCACCCGATGATTTGGAGCCTCGtgatcttgtttttcaagttcgtttcacgaaagagatatttaaggATTACCA AGAATATCTAAAGCGAATTAATCTGTATCGCCGTAGAATCTGGACCTGTAAAGTTACTGGAAAAGCAAACCTTACTTATGAAGAGGCCTTGGTCTCAGAGCAATGTGCAGCTGAGAAGGTTCAACAGTTCCCGAAAGAACTAATGGCACCCGTACTGCATATCATTCAATTTA GCACACTCACTTTGAGAGATCTACTTGTCACTTTAAGTAGAAAACTGCAGGAGCGTCAGCTGGTTGAGGGCTTGGAGTTGCACGTGAGGAAAAAAGATAAGTCTTTTCCTTgcaaaatacttaagattttggAGGACAGTGACCCAATCAGTTATGAAGTGGGCTGGATTGGCAAAGATAAGAAAGTAACTGGTAGTTCGGTGGTAAATTTTAATGATCTGATACGAAGGAAGCTTCCTGTCAGTAGAGAGGTGCTGAAATCTTTTATCAGAGAATCTACTTCTCAAAGTTCTCCATGGGTTATCCATGATAATTTGGCAAGGGAACATGGGATCTCCACCGAACCACCAGAAGATTCAAATGACGATGATGACAAtgcgagaaagaaaaaaaat AAAAGGAAAGAACCAGAGGATGATAACAGCTTGATCAGGAGAAAGAAAGCTAAGAAAG GAGTTCAAACAGCAGAGGAAGAACCCATTAAATATCCAATTGATGATAGTCTAGTGAAGCCTGGTGCCGATGATCCTAAATTCACTGATCGCCCTCCTCCATCAAGGGATTTCGGTGTTCCGGAGGAGTATGTCGGGGATCTTCTTATGGTTTGGGATTTTTGCTCTTCCTTTGGCAGGTTGTTGCACTTGTCGCCATTCTCACTTGAAGATTTTGAAAGTGCTATCTGCCATAAGGATACCAACCTCAATCTCATTATGGAATCACATTCAGCATTCTTTCAGTTGCTCATTAAAGATGAAGGAGACTATTTTACAGCTGTACAGAAGAAGAAGCGTAAATCAAAG ATTACTTTACTGAATTGGTCGGAGTATCTATGTGATTTCTTGGAGATGAAAGAGATTTCTGAGTTCTCAACTCACATAGCAACAATAAAACGGGGCCACTATGGTCTCTTGGATCCTCATTATAAACTAGCCATCTTTCGGGAGCTGGTTGTTTGTGCCCTTGATACTGATGCTTTTAGGGACCGGTTGGATGACTCTATTGAACAACAGCAGGCTCTTGCAGCGAAAAAGAGGGGAGTTGCATTGGAGGAAGGTAGGAAGAGAAGGGAGGAGAAGCTGCTTAAAGCAGAATCTAACGGAAAGCAAGTATTGAATGGGCATAGTTTGGAGAATGGGGGTAAGGTACACCATTACGAGAATGGTTCTGATGACAAGCAGAATGGTTCTAATTACAAACCAAATGGTTCTAACGGCAAACAGAATGGTTGTGAAGACAAAGAGAATGGTTGTGAAGACAAAGAGAATGGTTCTAACAGCAAGTCAAATGGTTCTAACGATAAGCAGAATGGAGATGTTGCAGAGGAAGAAAACAAACATATTCTGGTATATAGAAGAAAAAAAGCTTCTGGGAACAG GGAGAGAAACAGTGTAGAGGAGCCATCAAGCAATGAGGAGCATAAGGAGTCAGACAAACAGAGCAGGGACAAAAGAAATGAAGCCAAGGAAAATAGGAACGAAGGGCAGAcg AAAGAAGTTCTACAGAAGGAAATAGAGAAGTTATATGTATGTACCTACTCCTTGGGGAAGGACAAAGACTACAATAGGTATTGGTTCTTTCGACATGAAGGGCGGCTGTTTATTGAGAGTTCTGACTCCAAGTATTGGGGTTACTACAGTGCCAAGGAAGAG CTTGACGCATTGGTGGGTTCACTCAATCCAAAAGGTGAGAGGGAGAGGGCTCTTCAGAAACAGCTGCAGAAAAGCTATGATAAGATAAG CCTGGCCTTGCAGAAGAGGtcgaaggatattgctttcaacaTTGCTTTGGAAGAGGCTGTTGTTCGGCGATCAACGCGTGTCCATGCCCCAGTAAGAGATAATCCAGCCAAGGCTTTcctgagatatgtcaacaagtgGAAGGAATAA